A single Pseudodesulfovibrio aespoeensis Aspo-2 DNA region contains:
- the kamA gene encoding lysine 2,3-aminomutase, with the protein MTIFNEHQQEVARTLRNSVSRSDWTDWKWQVRNAVKTVDDFERVLGIEFPARKKRVYEQTLGKFPMAVTPYYLSLIDVDDYANDPVFLQSFPSPEELKIGRYDMTDPLHEDEDSPVPGITHRYPDRVLFHVSNTCAMYCRHCTRKRKVGDVDSIPSRDNLERGLEYIRNTPQVRDVLLSGGDPLMLSDEKLDWLLTEIRAIDHVEVVRIGTRTPVVLPYRITDELVSMLAKHHPLWLNTHFNHPRELTASSRRAIQRLADAGIPLGNQSVLLAGVNDCQRLIRTLNLKLIKNRIRPYYLYQCDLSEGLTHFRTPIGKGIEIIESLRGHTSGFSVPTYVVDAPGGGGKIPVMPNYVVSWGPNKVVLRNYEGVITTYHEPESYEAKYCDRECAKCNLQLKEDDAEEKAIGIERLLSDWDECTSLTPESNERMGRRDDAA; encoded by the coding sequence TTGACCATATTCAACGAACATCAGCAGGAGGTTGCCAGAACCCTGCGCAACTCGGTTTCCCGGTCCGACTGGACCGACTGGAAATGGCAGGTGCGCAACGCCGTCAAGACCGTGGACGATTTCGAGCGCGTGCTCGGCATCGAGTTCCCGGCCAGGAAGAAGCGAGTCTATGAACAGACCCTGGGCAAGTTTCCCATGGCCGTGACGCCATACTACCTGTCGCTCATCGATGTGGACGACTACGCCAACGATCCGGTCTTTCTCCAGTCGTTCCCCAGCCCGGAGGAGCTGAAGATAGGCCGCTACGACATGACCGACCCCCTGCACGAGGACGAGGACAGTCCGGTGCCGGGCATCACCCACCGCTATCCCGACAGGGTGCTCTTCCACGTCAGCAACACCTGCGCCATGTACTGCCGCCACTGCACGCGCAAGCGCAAGGTGGGCGATGTGGACTCCATCCCCTCGCGCGACAATCTTGAACGCGGGCTGGAATACATCCGCAACACCCCGCAGGTGCGCGACGTGCTCCTGTCCGGCGGCGATCCGCTGATGCTCTCGGACGAAAAGCTCGACTGGCTGCTGACCGAGATCCGGGCCATCGACCACGTGGAAGTGGTGCGCATCGGCACCCGCACGCCCGTGGTTTTGCCCTACCGCATCACCGACGAGTTGGTGTCCATGCTCGCAAAGCATCACCCGCTGTGGCTCAATACCCATTTCAACCATCCGCGCGAGCTGACCGCCTCGTCGCGGCGGGCCATCCAGCGGCTGGCCGATGCGGGCATCCCGCTGGGCAACCAGTCCGTGCTCCTGGCCGGGGTCAACGACTGCCAGCGGCTCATCCGCACGCTCAACCTGAAGCTGATCAAGAACCGCATCAGGCCGTACTACCTTTACCAGTGCGACCTCTCGGAAGGGCTGACCCATTTCCGCACGCCCATCGGCAAGGGCATCGAGATCATCGAGAGCCTGCGCGGTCACACCAGCGGTTTTTCCGTGCCCACCTACGTGGTGGATGCGCCGGGCGGGGGCGGCAAGATCCCGGTCATGCCCAACTACGTGGTTTCCTGGGGGCCGAACAAGGTGGTGTTGCGCAACTACGAGGGCGTCATCACCACCTATCACGAGCCTGAGAGCTATGAGGCAAAGTATTGCGACCGTGAGTGCGCCAAGTGCAACCTCCAGCTCAAGGAGGACGACGCCGAGGAAAAGGCCATCGGTATCGAGAGATTGCTCTCGGACTGGGACGAATGCACCAGCCTGACGCCCGAAAGCAACGAGCGCATGGGGAGGCGTGACGATGCCGCATGA
- the ablB gene encoding putative beta-lysine N-acetyltransferase, translating into MPHDQVTRLGNSIVQHGPANDRVYLMKLDRADLPGIVDAMHALGRERGYTKLFAKVPADAADHFSRRGFVNEARVPGMRRGEASACFMSRYLARRRGVPSNPERLADVLDVAERKSRTPAVAASGPAVVRLGHEHADALAALYGSVFETYPFPISDPGYLHEAMDSDVAFFGIPAKDGLAAAASAEMDMGWKCSEMTDFATLPALRGRGAAGRLLARMEDAVRDKGIRTAYTIARAASYGMNTVFARAGYRYGGTLHNNTQIAGRLESMNVWHRRLAAR; encoded by the coding sequence ATGCCGCATGATCAAGTCACCCGGCTGGGCAACTCCATTGTCCAGCACGGCCCGGCCAACGACCGGGTCTACCTGATGAAGCTCGACCGGGCTGACCTGCCCGGCATCGTGGACGCCATGCACGCCCTTGGCCGGGAGCGCGGCTACACCAAGCTCTTTGCCAAGGTTCCCGCCGACGCGGCGGATCATTTCTCCCGGCGCGGCTTTGTCAACGAGGCGCGGGTTCCGGGCATGCGCCGGGGCGAGGCGAGCGCCTGCTTCATGAGCCGCTACTTGGCCCGCAGACGCGGCGTGCCGTCCAACCCGGAGCGCCTCGCCGATGTCCTCGACGTGGCCGAGCGCAAGTCGCGCACGCCCGCCGTGGCCGCGTCGGGTCCGGCTGTGGTCCGTCTGGGCCATGAACACGCCGACGCCCTGGCCGCGCTCTACGGCTCGGTGTTCGAGACCTATCCCTTTCCCATCTCGGACCCTGGCTACCTGCACGAGGCCATGGATTCGGACGTGGCCTTCTTCGGCATCCCGGCCAAGGACGGGCTGGCCGCAGCCGCGTCCGCCGAGATGGACATGGGCTGGAAATGCTCGGAGATGACGGATTTCGCCACCCTGCCAGCCCTGCGCGGCAGAGGCGCGGCAGGGCGGCTGCTGGCCCGCATGGAGGACGCCGTGCGCGACAAGGGCATCCGCACCGCCTACACCATTGCCCGCGCCGCCAGCTATGGCATGAACACGGTCTTTGCCCGCGCGGGATACCGCTACGGCGGCACCCTGCACAACAACACCCAGATCGCCGGGCGGCTTGAGAGCATGAACGTCTGGCACCGGCGGCTCGCCGCCCGCTGA
- a CDS encoding amino acid ABC transporter ATP-binding protein: MAQTPVIEIHGLHKWFGDHHVLKGIDLEVMPSDVVCVIGASGSGKSTLLRCVNYLEPYDEGTVKVSGQLVHGDERFINALRSRVGMVFQHFNLFPHMTVLGNVIEGPTQVRGMPKGEARKLGRYYLDKVGLSDKEHAYPQTLSGGQKQRVAIARALAMEPEVMLFDEPTSALDPELVGEVLAVMRQLADDGMTMMVVTHEMGFAREVADAVAFMDQGVILERGRPEAIFDAPQETRTREFLGQIL, from the coding sequence GTGGCCCAGACACCTGTCATCGAAATACACGGGCTGCACAAGTGGTTCGGCGACCACCATGTGCTCAAGGGCATTGACCTTGAGGTCATGCCTTCGGACGTGGTCTGCGTCATCGGCGCCAGCGGCTCGGGCAAGAGCACGCTGCTGCGATGCGTCAACTATCTGGAGCCCTACGACGAGGGCACGGTCAAGGTGAGCGGCCAGCTCGTCCATGGAGACGAGCGGTTCATCAATGCGCTGCGCTCCAGGGTGGGCATGGTCTTTCAGCACTTCAACCTGTTCCCGCACATGACCGTGCTGGGCAACGTCATCGAGGGGCCGACCCAGGTCCGGGGCATGCCCAAGGGGGAGGCGCGCAAGCTGGGCCGCTACTATCTGGACAAGGTGGGCCTGAGCGACAAGGAGCACGCCTATCCCCAGACTCTTTCGGGCGGGCAGAAGCAGCGCGTGGCCATCGCCCGCGCCCTGGCCATGGAGCCGGAGGTGATGCTTTTTGACGAGCCGACCTCGGCCCTGGACCCGGAGCTGGTGGGCGAGGTGCTGGCCGTCATGCGCCAGTTGGCCGACGACGGCATGACCATGATGGTGGTCACCCACGAGATGGGCTTTGCCCGCGAGGTGGCCGACGCCGTGGCCTTCATGGACCAGGGCGTGATCCTGGAACGGGGCCGTCCCGAAGCCATCTTCGACGCGCCGCAGGAGACCCGGACACGGGAATTCCTCGGCCAGATTCTTTAA
- a CDS encoding PI-PLC domain-containing protein → MSDPTRMLAHLGLAKQYNNGQQSSVGVAAKFSVEVHQLVDDRMLCYHVGKRNEQTFGYDFDSPHNYDSGMNPSVDINNNNIAVEIHETSKFGSYQLWLHVGEVIEKGDIVGWGVNHGIQHDTGANPDISINDNNIVVEVHQSESYSTLWYNIGVADAKDHSIAWRGGSVHYGDGTSPAIALGEEFFVEVHSVGDTLYCCGGRVVKDESGFHLQFVSNSAYDHGLAPDIAIFAEDNECLYFIETHLSQNGTGAWQRSGYLRKRDSQCFWFAPSTRFDRDADGLSVGASTVAGIAVCTHSSSGKLYQVSTTLSDTGRFFEKLLPQIRNLPLKQMVFAGSHNSGLYHMNIPFIDPLSATQEIGIYEQLLRGVRYFDLRVGTDRHIIRHGCLEGPLMGEIFADFQQFFDEGHKELVIINLEREDGENKCDIKEILDYIGAYALRRSEVGQQCGAQRLADIQMEMLIGDTGHIILIANDEQECDHAWKTADLRIRNTWAGDMDEGAMIRHMYEELDAFDDSRGELLLFAWFPSTGTGFGNSKGANARLIETITTRPFKNQRGKFPNIIQCDYVEYARVGMLCEHLIRQVNGIPHEMAVSSAS, encoded by the coding sequence ATGTCGGACCCAACGCGTATGCTGGCACATCTCGGTTTGGCAAAGCAGTACAACAACGGTCAGCAATCTTCTGTTGGCGTGGCTGCAAAATTTTCCGTTGAAGTGCATCAGTTGGTTGATGATAGGATGCTCTGCTACCATGTTGGGAAAAGAAACGAACAAACGTTTGGGTACGATTTTGATTCTCCACATAACTATGATTCAGGAATGAATCCGTCTGTCGATATCAATAACAACAATATAGCCGTTGAAATTCATGAAACGTCAAAATTCGGATCATATCAACTATGGCTTCACGTTGGAGAAGTGATTGAGAAGGGTGATATTGTCGGCTGGGGTGTCAATCACGGTATTCAGCATGATACCGGTGCAAATCCGGACATCTCTATCAATGACAATAACATCGTTGTTGAGGTGCACCAATCTGAATCGTATAGTACGCTTTGGTATAACATTGGGGTAGCCGATGCAAAGGACCACAGCATTGCCTGGCGTGGTGGCTCGGTACACTATGGCGATGGGACAAGTCCGGCAATTGCGCTGGGAGAGGAGTTTTTTGTCGAGGTTCATTCGGTGGGGGATACGCTCTATTGTTGCGGGGGAAGGGTTGTCAAAGATGAAAGCGGATTCCACCTCCAGTTTGTCAGCAATAGCGCTTACGACCACGGTCTTGCCCCGGATATCGCCATTTTTGCTGAGGACAATGAGTGCCTGTATTTCATTGAGACCCACTTGTCTCAAAACGGTACGGGAGCATGGCAGCGTTCAGGGTATCTCAGGAAAAGGGATTCTCAATGCTTCTGGTTCGCTCCATCGACGCGGTTTGACCGTGATGCAGACGGCCTCAGCGTCGGCGCTTCAACTGTTGCCGGGATCGCCGTGTGCACGCATTCCAGCAGTGGCAAGCTGTACCAGGTGTCCACAACCCTGAGCGACACCGGGAGATTCTTTGAAAAGCTGCTGCCACAAATCAGAAATCTGCCTTTGAAGCAGATGGTCTTTGCGGGATCGCACAACAGCGGACTGTATCATATGAACATACCCTTTATCGACCCATTGTCGGCAACTCAGGAGATCGGGATATACGAGCAGCTCCTGCGCGGGGTTCGCTACTTTGATCTTCGTGTGGGGACCGACCGGCACATAATACGGCACGGCTGCCTGGAGGGGCCTTTGATGGGTGAGATATTTGCAGACTTCCAGCAGTTTTTCGATGAGGGACACAAGGAGCTTGTCATCATCAACCTTGAGCGGGAAGATGGCGAAAACAAATGTGATATCAAAGAGATATTGGATTACATTGGCGCATATGCCCTGAGACGTTCAGAGGTCGGGCAGCAATGCGGGGCGCAGCGACTCGCCGACATCCAGATGGAAATGCTCATCGGCGACACCGGGCATATCATCTTGATCGCAAATGACGAGCAAGAGTGCGATCATGCCTGGAAGACAGCAGACTTGAGAATCCGCAACACCTGGGCGGGCGATATGGACGAGGGGGCCATGATCAGGCATATGTATGAAGAACTGGACGCCTTCGACGATTCGCGTGGTGAACTCTTGCTGTTTGCATGGTTTCCTTCCACCGGCACCGGGTTCGGCAACAGCAAGGGCGCGAACGCCCGTTTGATCGAGACAATCACGACACGGCCGTTCAAGAATCAGCGTGGCAAGTTCCCCAACATCATCCAGTGTGACTACGTTGAATATGCAAGGGTCGGCATGCTGTGCGAACATCTCATCCGGCAGGTGAACGGCATACCCCACGAAATGGCGGTGAGCTCGGCCAGCTAA
- the rsgA gene encoding ribosome small subunit-dependent GTPase A: protein MTLHISPETLHQLGWNDHFERLATDQGINLDQVARVLSAQRNQFLVTNGHREWLCTPSGIIRHHRQLDYPVTGDWVLMDENVVKRVIPRKNTLCRGEAGSRGKQAGTVQREQPLAANIDTVFIVSGLDRDYNPRRIERFLALVYNCGMTPVIILTKADLHESPNAFRDEVETIAFGVPIVLTSTKDGSGIDELHGYLNIGQTTSMLGSSGAGKSSLANMLYGKDIQATATVSTSVGKGRHTTTSRELIVMPQGGLLMDNPGIREIAFSKSGDGLEATFSDIQTLAESCRFANCLHQLEPGCAVLHAVDSGELMQERLENYRKMQREMEYAQARNDKSADRVEKERWKGVAMEIKRLEKRKKY from the coding sequence ATGACTTTACACATATCTCCAGAGACACTTCACCAGCTTGGCTGGAACGATCATTTCGAACGGCTGGCAACGGACCAAGGGATCAATCTTGACCAAGTCGCCCGTGTTCTCAGTGCCCAACGCAACCAATTCCTGGTCACCAATGGACACAGGGAATGGCTCTGCACGCCTTCTGGGATAATACGTCACCACAGGCAACTGGACTACCCCGTTACCGGAGATTGGGTGCTCATGGACGAAAACGTCGTGAAACGTGTCATCCCGCGAAAAAACACCCTGTGCCGTGGCGAAGCTGGCTCGCGGGGAAAACAAGCAGGCACGGTTCAACGCGAACAGCCTCTTGCTGCCAACATAGACACGGTATTCATCGTCAGCGGACTCGATCGTGATTACAACCCGCGACGGATAGAACGATTCTTGGCGCTGGTCTACAATTGCGGAATGACGCCAGTGATCATTTTAACCAAAGCAGACCTTCACGAGTCCCCAAACGCATTCCGCGATGAGGTCGAAACTATTGCATTCGGTGTCCCCATCGTCCTTACCTCGACAAAGGATGGAAGCGGCATCGACGAGCTGCACGGCTATTTGAACATCGGACAAACCACTTCCATGCTCGGCTCTTCAGGAGCGGGAAAGTCGTCTCTGGCGAACATGCTTTACGGGAAAGACATCCAAGCGACAGCGACTGTCAGCACAAGTGTCGGCAAAGGACGTCATACAACGACCTCCCGAGAGCTCATCGTCATGCCCCAAGGCGGCTTGTTGATGGACAATCCAGGCATCCGTGAAATCGCCTTCTCAAAAAGCGGAGATGGCCTGGAAGCGACATTTTCCGACATTCAAACCTTGGCCGAATCGTGCCGCTTCGCCAATTGCCTGCACCAGCTTGAACCCGGCTGCGCAGTCCTTCATGCCGTCGATTCCGGCGAACTCATGCAAGAACGGCTGGAGAACTACCGTAAAATGCAACGCGAAATGGAATATGCTCAGGCCCGCAATGACAAAAGCGCAGACCGCGTTGAAAAGGAGCGCTGGAAAGGTGTTGCCATGGAGATTAAGCGCCTGGAAAAGCGTAAGAAATACTGA
- a CDS encoding ABC transporter substrate-binding protein, producing the protein MKTFLRSLAVLTVTVLLLGLAACADTETDSLQRVKNAGEISFAMSGGYPPFNFYSQDNELVGFDVDVAREVATRMGLTLKPVTTEWSGIIEGLRSGVYDGILGSMAVTEDRLKVVNFSTPYYYSGAQLMVKSGSPLALPADIKGRIVGVVTGTTFADDAAKLGAGEVKLYKDDTQTLTELSSGVVDGVITDRVVGVNAMNSGKFDIVPLGAPLRSEDIAVAFNKDDTTLLAEVDRILAAMHEDGTLARLSVKWLKTDITTK; encoded by the coding sequence ATGAAGACTTTCTTGCGCTCGCTGGCCGTTCTGACGGTCACGGTTCTGCTGCTCGGTTTGGCCGCCTGTGCCGATACCGAAACCGATTCCCTTCAACGCGTGAAAAATGCTGGCGAAATCAGCTTTGCCATGAGCGGTGGCTATCCCCCGTTCAATTTCTACAGCCAGGACAACGAACTGGTGGGGTTTGACGTGGATGTGGCCCGCGAGGTGGCCACGCGCATGGGCCTGACCCTCAAGCCGGTGACCACCGAGTGGAGCGGCATTATCGAGGGGCTGCGCTCGGGCGTCTACGACGGCATCCTGGGCAGCATGGCCGTGACTGAGGACCGGCTCAAGGTCGTCAACTTCTCCACCCCCTATTACTATTCCGGCGCACAGCTGATGGTCAAAAGCGGTTCGCCGCTCGCTTTGCCCGCCGATATCAAGGGCAGGATCGTGGGCGTGGTCACGGGCACCACCTTTGCCGACGACGCGGCAAAGCTCGGCGCGGGCGAGGTCAAGCTCTACAAGGACGACACCCAGACCCTGACCGAGCTGTCGAGCGGGGTGGTGGACGGCGTGATCACCGACCGTGTGGTGGGCGTCAACGCCATGAATTCCGGCAAGTTCGACATCGTCCCTCTGGGCGCGCCCCTGCGTAGCGAGGACATTGCCGTGGCCTTCAACAAGGACGACACGACCCTGCTGGCCGAGGTGGACCGGATACTCGCGGCCATGCACGAGGACGGGACTCTCGCCCGCCTGAGCGTCAAGTGGCTGAAGACCGACATCACCACCAAGTAG
- a CDS encoding RNA polymerase sigma factor: MTGKPDDMTVIAAVLNGDLNAFELLLRRHGVSVARLVAAHVPGEHVAEVAHEVFVRAYKSLAGYAPVKPFAHWLSTIATRSCHDFWRDRYRRRESPASDLSEDGQLFIETALAAESTERFEQLARQADARELLALLLDQLTPLDRMILTMTFLEERTVRETAEMLGISAPNVKVRAFRARKKLKDFLKRHDIQGGLHDS; this comes from the coding sequence ATGACCGGCAAACCCGACGACATGACGGTCATCGCCGCTGTTCTGAACGGTGACCTGAACGCCTTTGAGCTCTTGCTCCGGAGGCATGGGGTCAGCGTGGCCCGGCTGGTGGCCGCGCATGTGCCGGGCGAGCATGTGGCCGAGGTGGCGCACGAAGTCTTTGTCCGTGCCTACAAGTCGCTGGCAGGGTACGCGCCGGTCAAGCCCTTTGCCCACTGGCTGTCCACCATAGCGACCCGCAGCTGCCACGATTTCTGGCGGGACCGCTACCGGCGCAGGGAATCGCCTGCCAGCGACCTGAGCGAGGACGGACAATTGTTCATCGAGACCGCCCTGGCCGCCGAATCGACGGAACGGTTCGAGCAGCTGGCCCGACAGGCGGATGCGCGCGAGTTGCTCGCCCTGCTCCTGGACCAGCTGACCCCGCTCGACAGAATGATCCTGACCATGACCTTTCTGGAAGAGCGCACGGTCAGGGAAACAGCCGAGATGCTCGGAATCAGCGCGCCAAACGTCAAGGTGCGCGCCTTCCGGGCCAGGAAGAAACTCAAGGACTTCTTGAAACGTCATGACATCCAAGGAGGGCTGCATGATTCGTAA
- a CDS encoding amino acid ABC transporter permease: MYFDIAVLPKYLPYFIPAAWMTLKVSALGILLGVCLGLGTAFMRISPRRVLHLPARAYIYLVRGTPLLLQLLFIYFGLRSLAGLSALTSAVLALGIHNGAYIAEIFRGAIVSISNGQMEAARSLGMPYPRAMLRIILPQALKRAVPSLGNQFIIALKDSSLASTITINELLLKSQQLASSNFMMMEMLFIAALFYLFYTAIFSWLFRRLESRLDVSTQ; encoded by the coding sequence ATGTATTTTGATATCGCGGTCCTTCCCAAATATTTGCCCTATTTCATCCCGGCGGCGTGGATGACCCTCAAGGTCTCGGCCCTGGGCATCCTGCTCGGGGTGTGTCTTGGGCTGGGGACCGCGTTCATGCGCATCTCGCCCAGGCGAGTCTTGCATCTTCCGGCCCGGGCCTACATCTACCTCGTGCGCGGCACGCCGCTGCTGCTCCAGCTGCTGTTCATTTATTTCGGCCTGCGCAGCTTGGCCGGGCTGAGCGCCCTGACCTCGGCGGTTCTGGCTCTGGGCATCCACAACGGCGCGTATATCGCGGAGATATTCCGGGGGGCCATCGTCTCCATCTCAAACGGGCAGATGGAGGCCGCGCGCAGCCTGGGCATGCCCTATCCGCGCGCCATGTTGCGCATCATCCTGCCCCAGGCACTCAAGCGCGCGGTGCCGTCGCTGGGCAACCAGTTCATCATCGCCCTCAAGGACTCGTCCCTGGCCAGCACCATCACCATCAACGAGCTGTTGCTCAAGTCGCAGCAACTGGCCTCGTCCAATTTCATGATGATGGAGATGCTGTTTATCGCGGCCCTGTTCTACCTGTTTTACACCGCCATTTTCAGCTGGCTCTTCCGCCGCCTGGAGTCGAGGCTCGATGTCTCGACGCAGTAA
- a CDS encoding putative quinol monooxygenase, which translates to MSECVYVSAVVSAREGCGAALERELGRVVPLVRAEAGCARYDLHRSDSGDAFLFYEIWESDAALAAHGRTAHMAAMRAATAELVAGPAAVAIWRALDVA; encoded by the coding sequence ATGAGCGAATGCGTGTATGTGTCGGCAGTGGTGAGCGCCAGGGAAGGATGCGGGGCTGCGCTTGAGCGGGAGCTGGGCCGGGTGGTGCCCCTGGTCCGGGCCGAGGCGGGCTGTGCTCGCTATGATCTGCATCGGAGCGACAGCGGCGACGCCTTTCTCTTTTACGAGATATGGGAGAGCGATGCGGCCCTGGCCGCCCACGGCAGGACCGCGCACATGGCCGCCATGCGCGCGGCCACGGCAGAGCTGGTGGCAGGCCCGGCAGCGGTCGCCATCTGGCGCGCCCTGGACGTGGCCTGA
- a CDS encoding response regulator transcription factor produces MRTDPSITPLSDTGDVIDAWSDLVLFADAQGTVRATRGQPLGYLPGCDRTGEPFWHGLALGTGSLAETLERFPAMSIHHIACSGGRNYLLRIIPLSDVVAREGGFVVVATDNRPMETLYESYEERLGDNISALSDSITLFNALFDTAKDPTFLMSPAGVVLSANAAAGARLAQAGPDQSRDMPGLGMEAVLAGDSSRIVRRAMDALDPGKVWTGRVTGADDAGGFPAEATLRRVRLTGHSLFQLILHDLSPQVELRADLRDQKAEVEKMNIALTRVIKAVEEDRREMRQTLTSQVRQQMLPALDRIARAEAADVREGYRAVIEERLADLAGGDFSGQAGVGQAGVGQDTALYRLSPREMEVCQLIQLGRTGAEIAGLLNLAFETIQTHRKNIRKKLGLRGTRTSLHAYLRQKPPLS; encoded by the coding sequence ATGCGCACTGATCCGAGCATAACCCCCTTGTCCGACACGGGCGATGTCATCGACGCCTGGAGCGATCTGGTGCTCTTTGCCGATGCTCAGGGCACGGTGCGCGCGACCAGGGGCCAGCCCTTGGGCTATCTGCCCGGCTGCGACCGGACGGGTGAGCCCTTTTGGCACGGATTGGCACTGGGCACCGGCTCGCTGGCCGAGACCCTGGAGCGGTTCCCGGCCATGAGCATCCACCATATCGCCTGCTCTGGGGGGCGGAATTATCTGTTGCGTATCATTCCGCTGTCCGATGTCGTGGCCCGCGAGGGCGGGTTTGTGGTCGTGGCCACGGACAACCGGCCCATGGAGACCCTGTACGAGAGCTACGAGGAGCGGCTGGGCGACAACATCTCGGCCCTGTCCGACTCCATCACCCTGTTCAACGCCCTATTCGACACGGCCAAAGACCCGACCTTTCTCATGAGTCCCGCCGGAGTGGTCTTGTCGGCCAATGCGGCAGCCGGGGCGCGTCTGGCCCAGGCCGGTCCCGACCAGTCCCGCGACATGCCGGGCCTGGGCATGGAAGCCGTGCTGGCGGGCGACTCCAGCCGGATCGTGCGCCGGGCCATGGACGCGCTCGACCCCGGCAAGGTCTGGACAGGCCGTGTGACCGGGGCCGACGACGCGGGCGGGTTTCCTGCCGAGGCCACGTTGCGTCGCGTCCGGCTGACCGGTCACTCCCTGTTCCAGCTCATCCTGCACGATCTCTCGCCCCAGGTGGAGCTGCGCGCGGACCTGCGCGACCAGAAGGCCGAAGTGGAGAAGATGAACATCGCCCTGACGCGGGTCATCAAGGCCGTGGAGGAAGACCGGCGGGAAATGCGCCAGACCCTGACCAGCCAGGTCCGGCAGCAGATGCTGCCCGCCTTGGACCGCATCGCCAGGGCCGAGGCCGCGGACGTGCGCGAGGGCTACCGGGCGGTCATCGAGGAGCGGCTGGCCGATTTGGCCGGGGGCGACTTTTCCGGGCAGGCCGGGGTCGGACAGGCCGGGGTCGGCCAGGACACGGCCCTCTACCGACTCTCCCCCCGCGAGATGGAGGTCTGCCAGCTCATCCAGCTCGGCAGGACCGGCGCGGAAATAGCCGGGCTGCTCAACCTCGCCTTTGAGACCATCCAGACCCACCGCAAGAACATCCGGAAAAAACTCGGCCTGCGTGGCACCCGGACCTCGCTCCACGCCTACCTGCGCCAGAAGCCTCCCTTGTCCTGA